A region from the Algoriphagus machipongonensis genome encodes:
- a CDS encoding malonate transporter subunit MadL, protein MFIYGLALLSFSYLLGQWLGEILGKLIGINSNVGGVGFAMIILMLLKELFERKGWWNTELILGINFWNKMYIPVVIAMAASLNVQSAVSSGLLAVLVGLIPVAFAFIFFPFLLRFFKEI, encoded by the coding sequence ATGTTCATATACGGTTTAGCTTTACTTTCTTTCTCTTATCTCCTTGGGCAATGGCTAGGTGAAATTTTAGGTAAATTAATAGGTATCAATTCCAATGTAGGTGGAGTTGGTTTTGCCATGATCATTTTGATGCTATTAAAAGAACTTTTCGAAAGGAAAGGTTGGTGGAATACTGAATTGATATTGGGTATCAACTTTTGGAATAAAATGTACATACCGGTTGTCATCGCAATGGCTGCCAGTTTGAATGTACAATCTGCTGTCTCCAGTGGGCTATTGGCTGTTTTAGTGGGATTAATTCCAGTGGCATTTGCATTTATTTTCTTCCCTTTCCTTTTAAGGTTCTTCAAAGAGATTTAG
- a CDS encoding MFS transporter: MTNPILGLKANWKQFLILVIVNALVGSMLGMERSIFPQYASEIFGLSSNFAFLSFITAFGFSKAITNYLTGKFANNFGRKKLLILGWILAIPVPILLIFASNWNYVILANVLLGVSQGLTWGSTVIMKIDLVGEKDRGFAMGMNEFAGYLSLGVSAYLSAYLAEKFGVSPTPFYIGVVVSILGLLLSIFLVKDTHHFVKKESEIATLEKVERVFLQTSIKNKTLSSITQAGLINNLNDGMVWGLLPVLLLSNGFSLNQTGVITATYPLIWGIGQLGTGKMADRFSKKKMIFGGMLLQGLTLLLLPNLMNYHLQILFMVLLGFGTALVYPTFMAAIADHTHPVQRAESIGTFRLWRDLGYAFGAILSGILADQWGIPVAIFSIGILTIASSVIVKFRMEESSPSDKIL; this comes from the coding sequence TTGACGAATCCTATTTTAGGTCTAAAAGCAAACTGGAAACAATTCCTCATCTTGGTCATTGTCAACGCTTTGGTTGGATCGATGCTGGGAATGGAACGTTCAATTTTCCCTCAGTATGCTTCTGAAATTTTCGGTCTGAGTTCCAATTTTGCCTTTTTATCTTTCATCACAGCTTTTGGTTTCTCCAAAGCAATAACCAATTACCTGACAGGGAAATTTGCCAATAATTTCGGTCGAAAGAAGCTGTTGATTTTAGGTTGGATTTTAGCCATTCCAGTTCCAATTCTTTTGATTTTTGCTAGCAATTGGAATTATGTTATTCTAGCAAATGTCCTTCTAGGAGTCAGCCAAGGCTTGACTTGGGGAAGTACGGTCATCATGAAAATCGATTTAGTCGGTGAAAAAGACAGGGGTTTTGCGATGGGAATGAATGAGTTTGCAGGCTATTTATCCTTGGGAGTCAGCGCTTATTTATCCGCGTACCTAGCTGAGAAATTCGGAGTATCCCCCACTCCGTTTTATATAGGAGTTGTGGTTTCTATTCTGGGATTACTCCTTTCTATTTTTCTGGTCAAAGACACCCATCACTTTGTGAAAAAAGAGTCAGAAATAGCAACTTTAGAAAAAGTAGAACGAGTTTTTCTTCAAACCTCAATCAAAAACAAGACCTTAAGTAGCATCACCCAAGCTGGATTGATCAACAACCTTAATGACGGAATGGTCTGGGGACTTTTGCCAGTTTTATTATTATCCAATGGATTTAGTCTGAACCAAACAGGTGTAATTACTGCTACTTATCCTTTGATTTGGGGAATTGGTCAGCTTGGAACAGGGAAAATGGCGGATCGATTTTCTAAAAAGAAGATGATTTTTGGCGGAATGCTCCTTCAAGGTTTGACCCTCTTGCTTCTTCCAAATTTGATGAATTACCATCTTCAGATTTTATTTATGGTGCTTTTGGGTTTTGGAACAGCTTTGGTTTACCCCACATTTATGGCCGCAATCGCTGATCATACCCATCCAGTACAACGAGCAGAAAGTATTGGCACATTTCGATTATGGAGAGACCTGGGATATGCTTTTGGAGCCATTTTATCAGGAATTCTTGCTGACCAATGGGGAATTCCAGTAGCTATTTTTTCCATTGGAATACTGACCATCGCTTCATCTGTTATCGTAAAATTCAGAATGGAGGAAAGTTCTCCATCCGACAAAATCTTATAA
- a CDS encoding outer membrane beta-barrel family protein translates to MPKLFTGVFIILFFQVSQVVFGQSSISGFIHDELTQVPLEFASVAVYQLSDSSLINGGITDEEGAFLISELDAGDYLLKITYIGYGSKTISDLHLGDKESKNLGVLSISPDQTTLEGVEIQGQKLSTEFQLQKQSYSAESFQAAQGGNAADILKNLPGVAINVDGQISIRGTSGFVVMINGKPVQSDPMMILSQLPANSIEKIDWISSPSAQYDSEGKAGMINVITKSGTTDGLYMQFNTKLGMPPIENYGNAERAKRYGADFNLNYLKGKWDISVGASFQRNDIAGRRVGNVMTMSGDTTTFFPSEGERSIDEKNYSGRFTIGYNPSERSAFSLGFYGAVRDKLRTADILYYDNHAIANGQELYNFQYFNANDQSRRGDVVLGSLDYSHIFENESKISTSFLYEYSMLGGPTSNLNLGYPDLSTVYQEEYNTNDNPLNGIRYNLDYTFKPYSFGQLLAGYQFRKLDHKGDFLYERKNNETGEFELVPEFSSNVELKRNIHAAYLQLDKEFEKFNYGIGLRVESMDRSFDLEDKAGIVDTVYQYDFIRPFFSANLGYQVNEELQLKASFSQRVERTTTFKMNPFPEREHSETLEQGDPNLLPEFINQVELGVIKTWDASSFYATAYHSRVKNLVNRVNTVYNDTILNRIYSNVGTGKSTGIDMGLEIFPTSWWKVFGGLNLYHYSIKGSFDDRPVNTESWVHSININTTFTLQKNWSIQGTLNYLSERVTALGEDSRFYTPSIVVKKSWMDGRLAANLVWQNIDMGILDTNEQRITTYRDGEFYTTTNYIQEVDMIILNLSYTLNRSKNKAKFVKSEFGEKEF, encoded by the coding sequence ATGCCCAAGTTATTCACAGGAGTATTTATAATTCTGTTCTTTCAAGTTTCACAAGTAGTTTTCGGACAATCAAGTATCTCAGGGTTCATCCATGATGAGCTCACTCAGGTTCCATTGGAATTTGCCAGCGTAGCAGTATATCAACTATCCGATAGTTCCTTGATCAATGGTGGAATCACTGATGAAGAAGGGGCATTTTTAATTTCAGAGTTAGATGCAGGAGATTATTTGTTAAAAATCACCTATATCGGCTATGGATCTAAAACTATTTCAGATTTACATTTAGGCGACAAGGAAAGCAAAAACCTAGGAGTACTTTCTATCTCACCAGATCAGACTACGCTCGAAGGTGTGGAAATCCAAGGCCAAAAACTTTCCACCGAATTTCAATTACAGAAGCAAAGTTATTCTGCAGAAAGTTTCCAGGCAGCACAGGGAGGAAATGCGGCTGATATTCTTAAAAACCTTCCAGGGGTAGCCATCAATGTAGATGGCCAGATTTCTATTAGGGGTACAAGTGGGTTTGTGGTGATGATCAATGGGAAACCCGTTCAATCTGACCCTATGATGATTCTAAGTCAATTGCCTGCCAACAGTATTGAAAAAATAGATTGGATCTCCTCTCCTTCTGCTCAATACGACTCGGAAGGAAAAGCCGGAATGATCAACGTGATTACAAAATCAGGAACTACCGATGGCTTGTACATGCAGTTCAATACCAAGCTAGGAATGCCTCCAATCGAAAATTATGGAAATGCAGAACGAGCGAAACGATATGGAGCCGACTTTAACCTAAACTACCTTAAAGGCAAGTGGGACATTTCCGTTGGAGCCAGTTTTCAGAGAAATGACATCGCTGGAAGAAGAGTTGGGAATGTGATGACCATGTCCGGTGACACAACCACATTTTTTCCTTCTGAAGGAGAAAGAAGCATCGACGAAAAAAACTACTCCGGAAGATTTACGATTGGATATAATCCATCCGAAAGAAGTGCTTTTAGCCTTGGATTCTATGGAGCTGTCAGAGACAAACTTCGAACTGCCGACATTCTCTATTATGACAATCACGCCATAGCAAATGGGCAGGAACTTTATAATTTCCAATATTTTAATGCCAATGACCAAAGCCGAAGAGGTGATGTAGTTTTAGGAAGCCTTGATTATTCTCACATTTTTGAGAATGAATCCAAAATAAGCACCTCCTTCCTCTATGAATACAGTATGCTAGGTGGTCCAACTTCTAATCTAAACTTAGGTTATCCTGATCTAAGCACAGTGTACCAAGAGGAATACAACACCAACGATAATCCATTAAACGGAATTCGCTATAATTTAGACTATACTTTCAAGCCCTATTCATTTGGTCAATTATTAGCGGGATATCAATTCCGAAAATTAGATCATAAGGGAGACTTCCTTTATGAGAGAAAAAATAATGAAACAGGTGAATTTGAACTGGTTCCAGAATTTTCAAGTAACGTTGAATTAAAGAGGAATATCCATGCAGCCTATCTACAACTTGATAAGGAATTTGAAAAATTCAATTATGGCATAGGCCTTAGAGTGGAAAGCATGGATCGAAGTTTTGATCTGGAAGATAAAGCTGGTATTGTAGACACCGTATATCAGTACGATTTTATCAGACCATTCTTTAGTGCAAACCTAGGTTATCAGGTAAATGAGGAGCTTCAACTGAAAGCAAGCTTCAGCCAAAGAGTAGAGAGAACTACCACGTTCAAAATGAATCCTTTCCCAGAAAGAGAACACAGCGAAACCTTGGAGCAAGGTGATCCAAACCTCCTCCCTGAATTTATCAACCAAGTAGAATTGGGAGTCATTAAAACCTGGGATGCTTCTAGCTTTTATGCGACAGCGTACCATTCCAGAGTGAAAAATCTGGTAAATAGAGTAAACACCGTTTACAATGACACGATTTTGAATAGAATTTATTCCAATGTTGGAACAGGAAAATCCACGGGAATTGACATGGGACTTGAAATATTTCCAACCAGCTGGTGGAAAGTCTTCGGAGGATTAAATCTCTACCATTATTCCATAAAAGGCAGTTTTGATGATCGTCCTGTAAATACGGAGAGCTGGGTACATTCAATCAATATCAACACCACTTTCACCCTCCAGAAAAACTGGAGCATTCAGGGAACATTAAATTACCTATCTGAAAGAGTAACAGCTCTGGGAGAAGATTCTAGATTTTACACCCCGAGTATTGTTGTCAAAAAAAGCTGGATGGATGGAAGGTTAGCTGCTAACTTGGTATGGCAAAATATCGATATGGGGATTTTGGACACCAATGAACAACGAATCACTACTTATCGGGACGGTGAGTTCTACACGACTACAAATTACATCCAGGAAGTAGATATGATCATTTTGAACCTTTCCTATACGCTCAATCGTTCCAAAAACAAAGCGAAATTCGTCAAAAGTGAGTTTGGCGAGAAAGAGTTTTAA
- a CDS encoding acyl-CoA synthetase — protein MLQLIANAKNNPKKVAIVDQGKEYTYQDLSNSSNAVASMLLGDKSDLNESPVAFMVSPGFDYVATQWGIWRAGGIAVPLCITYPLPSLQYVIEDTQASIIVVGEEYQNILNEYQKDPKFKFFNVSDSKQFSRSFTLPEISKDRPAMILYTSGTTSLPKGVLTTHANIESQISTLVKAWEWSSDDYILEILPLHHVHGIINVLCCALWSGATVEFLNQFSAKEVFKIFLKGKLNVFMAVPTIYFKLISEWEKLSEEEQKELHQAMSNFRLMISGSAALPVSVMEKWKEISGHYLLERYGMTEIGMAVSNPYHGERRAGHIGQPLPGVLLRTVDEEGQPVNAGDPGEIQIKGPSVFKEYWGKPEATAKSFTEDGWFKTGDIAVLEDNYYRILGRDSIDIIKSGGYKISALEIEEVLRKHTEIKDCGVVGIPDEEWGELVVAALVADKEFDTKELNSWIRERMPSYKTPRKYIFIPDLPRNVMGKVTKNELKKLF, from the coding sequence CTGAACGAATCCCCAGTGGCATTTATGGTGTCTCCAGGTTTTGACTATGTTGCAACTCAGTGGGGAATCTGGAGAGCCGGAGGAATTGCGGTTCCTTTATGTATCACCTACCCTCTTCCTTCATTGCAATATGTTATTGAAGACACTCAAGCCTCCATTATTGTAGTTGGGGAGGAATACCAAAACATACTTAATGAATACCAAAAAGATCCCAAATTTAAATTTTTCAATGTAAGTGATTCCAAACAGTTTTCGAGGTCCTTCACCCTACCCGAAATATCCAAGGATAGGCCTGCCATGATCCTCTATACTTCGGGAACCACTTCGCTCCCCAAAGGTGTATTGACCACGCATGCTAATATAGAATCTCAGATTTCCACTTTGGTGAAAGCATGGGAATGGAGTTCCGATGATTATATTCTCGAAATATTGCCTTTACATCATGTTCATGGCATCATCAATGTACTTTGCTGTGCCTTGTGGTCTGGAGCTACTGTTGAATTTTTAAATCAATTCAGTGCCAAAGAAGTCTTCAAAATTTTCCTTAAAGGGAAATTGAATGTCTTTATGGCTGTTCCAACCATTTATTTTAAACTCATCTCTGAATGGGAAAAACTATCTGAAGAGGAACAAAAAGAACTGCATCAAGCCATGTCAAATTTCAGATTGATGATCTCAGGTTCTGCTGCATTGCCTGTTTCTGTCATGGAAAAATGGAAAGAAATTTCAGGTCATTATTTACTGGAGCGTTATGGAATGACCGAAATAGGTATGGCTGTCAGTAACCCTTATCATGGAGAAAGAAGAGCAGGTCATATTGGACAACCTCTTCCTGGCGTATTATTAAGAACAGTTGATGAAGAAGGACAACCTGTAAATGCAGGTGACCCGGGAGAAATTCAGATAAAGGGTCCATCGGTATTCAAAGAGTATTGGGGCAAGCCTGAGGCAACAGCCAAAAGTTTTACAGAAGATGGTTGGTTTAAAACTGGAGACATTGCTGTCCTAGAAGATAATTACTATCGAATCTTAGGGAGGGATTCTATAGATATCATCAAGTCCGGAGGGTATAAAATCTCAGCTTTGGAAATAGAGGAAGTATTAAGGAAACACACAGAAATAAAAGATTGTGGTGTGGTGGGAATTCCTGATGAGGAATGGGGAGAATTGGTTGTTGCGGCATTGGTGGCCGATAAAGAATTTGATACCAAAGAGTTAAACTCCTGGATTAGAGAAAGGATGCCTTCCTACAAGACTCCAAGAAAATACATCTTCATCCCGGATTTACCTAGAAACGTGATGGGGAAAGTGACCAAAAACGAATTGAAAAAACTTTTCTAA
- a CDS encoding helix-turn-helix domain-containing protein: MSDSKEVLIKNMVCPRCIEAVKTTMNELEISFQSVELGKVILQENLTENQEELLSSKLDNQGFELLKGEKSAIISKIKSLLIDQIHYSNEVLLTNYSTFLAEKLNQEYSHLSRLFSSVEGITIEKFITRQKIEKIKELLIYNELTLSEIAFKMDYSSVAYLSTQFKKETGMTPSEFKKDKKSIRKSLDQL, translated from the coding sequence ATGAGCGATTCAAAAGAAGTTCTGATAAAAAACATGGTCTGCCCACGCTGTATTGAAGCAGTAAAAACGACCATGAATGAGTTAGAAATCTCTTTTCAATCAGTAGAGTTGGGGAAAGTTATCCTTCAGGAAAATTTAACTGAGAATCAAGAAGAGCTTCTTTCCTCGAAATTAGATAATCAGGGATTCGAACTTTTGAAAGGTGAAAAATCAGCAATCATATCAAAGATAAAATCACTATTGATTGATCAAATTCATTATTCAAATGAAGTTCTGCTCACCAATTATTCTACTTTTTTGGCAGAAAAACTAAATCAGGAATACTCTCATTTATCGCGTTTATTTTCCTCTGTAGAGGGTATCACTATAGAAAAATTCATCACCAGGCAGAAAATCGAAAAGATCAAAGAGCTGCTCATCTACAATGAGCTAACATTATCCGAAATCGCTTTCAAAATGGATTATTCCAGTGTTGCCTACCTTTCTACCCAGTTCAAAAAAGAGACTGGGATGACTCCTTCTGAGTTTAAAAAAGACAAAAAATCAATTCGTAAGAGCCTTGATCAATTGTAA
- the madM gene encoding malonate transporter subunit MadM produces the protein MEELLKVVDKNGLIVGFFCIGVLAFGSEILSKKFFQGKIPGSAIAIFLGLVLGYLGGLFTGGSKGIADIPIFQGIGTLGGSMFRDFAIVATAMGASYVLVKKSGLLGFASLLFGILIFFFSGVAVAYMWGISDPISLCTIGAGACTYIVGPVTGAALGADSDIIALSIAIGVVKTIAVTIFTPVFAKKIGLKSPGSAMAYGGIMGTSSGVAAGLAATDPKLVPYGAVTATFYTGLGCLICPSLFYLVLEFIFS, from the coding sequence ATGGAAGAATTACTAAAAGTAGTGGACAAGAATGGACTAATCGTTGGTTTCTTCTGCATAGGAGTTTTAGCATTTGGTTCCGAAATACTTTCCAAAAAATTCTTTCAAGGAAAAATCCCAGGTTCTGCCATAGCTATTTTCCTTGGTCTAGTCCTAGGATACTTAGGAGGTCTGTTTACAGGTGGTTCAAAAGGGATAGCAGACATCCCTATCTTTCAGGGAATAGGAACTCTTGGTGGTTCCATGTTTCGGGATTTTGCAATTGTGGCAACAGCCATGGGAGCAAGTTATGTCTTGGTGAAGAAATCCGGGTTATTAGGATTTGCCTCTCTACTATTTGGGATTTTGATCTTCTTTTTCTCTGGAGTAGCGGTAGCATATATGTGGGGAATTTCGGACCCTATCAGTTTGTGTACCATAGGCGCAGGTGCATGCACCTACATCGTGGGACCTGTTACTGGTGCTGCTTTGGGAGCTGACTCTGATATCATAGCTTTGAGTATTGCAATTGGAGTAGTTAAGACAATTGCTGTCACCATTTTCACCCCAGTATTTGCCAAAAAAATAGGCCTAAAAAGCCCTGGATCAGCAATGGCCTACGGGGGGATCATGGGTACTTCCAGCGGCGTCGCGGCAGGATTAGCTGCTACAGATCCAAAATTGGTTCCTTATGGTGCAGTAACCGCTACATTTTATACAGGATTGGGCTGTTTGATTTGCCCATCCCTTTTTTATCTGGTATTGGAATTTATTTTTTCTTGA
- a CDS encoding Crp/Fnr family transcriptional regulator — protein MEKTQGFPSLLAYFRAIQPISEEAAEALNSIAFEIKTPKNKHVQEIGQTCRTYYFVSSGLARIYYLKDGIDVTEYFAFENDMIIRAESLFTGKPSKKAIQAIEDTELIGISASKLETLFDSYPEIERLFRKMMEMSYVAYVNRIESLQFHSADERYRQLLSGFPSLLERIPLKHIASYLGITQVSLSRIRASIR, from the coding sequence ATGGAAAAAACACAAGGCTTCCCCTCTTTACTCGCTTATTTTAGGGCTATCCAGCCCATTTCAGAAGAGGCAGCTGAAGCCTTAAATTCCATAGCTTTCGAAATCAAAACTCCCAAAAACAAACACGTCCAAGAAATTGGGCAAACTTGTCGCACCTATTATTTTGTCAGCTCCGGTCTTGCAAGAATCTATTATTTGAAGGATGGAATAGATGTCACCGAATATTTTGCTTTTGAGAATGACATGATTATCCGCGCCGAAAGTTTGTTCACTGGAAAGCCCAGCAAAAAGGCAATTCAAGCTATAGAAGACACCGAACTTATCGGAATCTCAGCCTCCAAATTGGAAACCTTGTTTGATTCTTACCCAGAAATTGAAAGGCTATTTAGAAAAATGATGGAAATGTCCTACGTAGCTTATGTCAATCGAATTGAAAGTTTGCAATTTCATAGTGCTGATGAAAGATACCGACAATTACTAAGCGGTTTCCCCTCACTTTTGGAAAGAATCCCATTAAAACATATCGCATCTTACCTTGGTATCACCCAAGTAAGCCTTAGTAGAATCCGGGCGAGCATCCGTTGA